The following coding sequences lie in one Arachis hypogaea cultivar Tifrunner chromosome 4, arahy.Tifrunner.gnm2.J5K5, whole genome shotgun sequence genomic window:
- the LOC112794623 gene encoding uncharacterized protein: MNLEGVGDEVRCRAFPITLVGPTIRWFNSLPQGSVAAFSDITRAFLAKFTTYIAKVKHPINLLGVTQRAGDPTRKYLDRFNDECLEIDGLTDSVASLCLTNGLLNEDFRKHLTTKPVWMMQEIQSVAREYINDEEVSQVVAANKRLDCGNLSADRRQGHSIEALTSKGQDRTGGNKNLYCDYHKGFGHKTQDCFDLKDALEQAIRDGKLAELSHLIRELRRRDRDRPDDNRDRAVKQRREPEEDSKR, encoded by the exons atgaacttaGAAGGGGTAGGCGACGAAGTGAGGTGTCGCGCCTTCCCGATCACTTTGGTGGGGCCCACGATTCGGTGGTTCAACAGCCTCCCGCAAGGCTCGGTAGCGGCGTTCTCGGATATCACCCGCGCCTTCCTAGCCAAGTTTACTACATACATCGCAAAGGTGAAGCACCCGATTAACCTGTTAGGAGTAACGCAAAGAGCCGGTGACCCGACCAGGAAATACCTAGACAGGTTCAACGACGAGTGCTTGGAGATCGACGGCTTAACAGACTCGGTGGCCAGTTTATGCTTGACGAACGGTTTGCTGAACGAGGATTTCAGAAAGCACCTCACTACCAAACCCGTGTGGATGATGCAAGAAATCCAAAGCGTGGCCAGGGAGTACATAAATGATGAAGAGGTTAGCCAGGTCGTGGCGGCCAACAAACG CCTCGATTGTGGAAATTTATCAGCAGATCGCCGACAAGGACATTCTATTGAAGCCTTGACCTCTAAAGGACAGGACAGGACAGGAGGGAACAAAAACCTCTACTGTGATTACCATAAGGGCTTTGGTCACAAGACCCAAGACTGTTTTGATCTTAAAGACGCCCTGGAACAAGCAATTCGAGATGGAAAGCTGGCGGAACTCTCCCATCTTATAAGGGAACTGAGAAGGCGGGATAGGGACCGACCTGATGACAACAGGGACCGGGCCGTGAAACAAAGACGGGAGCCCGAGGAAGACAGCAAACGATGA